GACCCTAAGGACCCCCACTCCTGGAAACGCCCTGTGCCTGATTACGTAAGGTCTCTGGAGGGCGGCATCAAGGGGCTTCGCATCGGCATATTAAAAGAGAAACTCTACGCCAAAAATATAGAGAAGGAAGTTGAGGACGCCACTCTCAAGTCGGCCGAGGTCCTCCAGGAACTGGGCGCCGAGGTCCGGGACGTATCGCTCCCCATGTCCGTCCACGACCGCGCCCTATACAGCCCCATTGTTTACCTGGAAGGCTCCATGGTCCACCACAAGACGGTCCGGGAGCGCCTTAAGGACTACGACCATAACATGCAGATCACGCTGCTAGTTGGCAGCATCATGCCTTCGCAGGTCTATTACAAGGGGCAGCGATTGCGTCACATGCTTCGCGCCCAGTACATGGAGCTTATGAAGACGGTGGACGTGCTCATTTTCCCTACCGCCGCCGCACCCGCTCCCCTCATTGTAGACAAGCCCGGCCTAGGCACCAAAGAGGAGTTCAAGCGGGAGACCATCAACACACGCCGTACTCTTACCGGCCTGAGTAACGTGGTGGGCGCGCCGGCCCTTTCTGTGCCCAGCGGCTTTTCCAAGACCAAGCTGCCCCTAGGCTTACAGATCCTCGGTAGGCCCTTTGAGGAGGACACGGTGCTGCGGGTGGGCTTCGCTCATCAGGAAGCCACCGACTGGCATAACCGCAGGCCGCCTATTTCCTGACACCCCTGCAGCCGCCGATGTCAGCCCTTTAGGCCGCGCCGCGCGGCCTAAAGGGGATGCGCTAGTGTGCCTGAGGAACGCCAACTCCGGGTGTCATTTGTGCTTTTTCTATGCCGCTCTGCAAGTCGCCTTCTACATTCAGCTTGCTTACGTTCACGCCCATGGATACCAGGACGGCAGTGCAGTCGGAGCTTAAACCCGTGATGATCATTCGGGCCCCCAGAAGACGGGAAGCCTCAATGGTATTGATCAGATGATTGGCCGCGTCCTGGTCTATAAGAGCCATGCCGCTCATGTCCAGTACCACCGATTTAGCGCGATGGGTACGGATGGCGTTTAAGAGCTGCCCCGTCAATAGCCTGGCCCTCTGCCGGTTGAGCGCGCCAATGAGGGGCAGAAGGAGCAGCCGGCTTCCAATGCGCAGAATGGGCATGGAGAGCTGCGTTATGACCTCCTCCCGTCTTTTTAGCTCTTCCTCCGCCTGCTTGCGCTCGGTAATGTCCTCCATCATGCCCAGGACATGCGGGTCGCAGCTTGTTGAGTCGATGAGCTTTGTTATGCTGAACTGCATCCATCGCACTTCGCCGGACTTGGTAACGCAGCGCTGCTGATGCTTGGTGTTCGGCATGGTCCCTTGAGCTATCTGCAGGGCCAGCGAGAGGCTCTCAGGCAGGTCGTCCGGATGGGTGATGTCGGACAAAGCACCCTCCAGGAGTTCCTTCCGGCTGAATCCCAGTATGTCGCACAGTGACCGGTTGACCTCCAGGATGCGAAAGTCCGGCGCCAGGATAATCATACCCAGGGGGGCATCCTCAAAGGTTCGTCGGAACCTTTCTTCGCTCTCCTGAAGCCTCTTCTCCATGCTCCGGTAGGTCAGCACCACCTCCAGGGTGGCCCTAATAGTGTTCTCATCAAAGGGTTTGATTAGATAGCCCAGGGGATAAGTGGCGGAAGCTTTTTTCACAGTTTCAGTGTCGGCCTGGGCCGTGATGTAAATCACCGATGACCTAGTCCGCTGTCTCACAGCCTGCGACGCTTGTATCCCATCCATCTCCCCCTGCAGCCTGATATCCATCAGCACCAGGTCAGGCTCAAGGGCCTGGGCCTGCTCAATGGCCTGTCTGCCGGTAGCGGCATGACCAACAGCTTCATAACCCAACCTCTTCAAAATATCCATGATATAAGTGGCGACAATAGCCTCATCTTCCACAACCAGGACTCTTGCGCGGGCCATTTCTCACTCCTTTATTTATGGTTAAATACTGATCTCGGATACGCGCTATCCCAACCCCTATACGGGACTAACATTGACATTTGACGCCGCGGGTCCAATTCCGTGAAACTCAAGACCTGACGGCTGTTTAGAAAGGCTTATCAGCTTAGAATTCAACATGAAAATGCGCCGCTAACGCTGCTCAAAGCGCGGCATTCCACGGCGGCAATAATAGGCTTCTCAGTGACGGCGAAGACTTTCCGCGCCAGCCCGTCCTCCACCCCATTGTCACCTCCGCCCCGTCCTTGTTATGTGAAACAGCAGGCTGGCATTATAGAAATCGCAATCTTTTCCGCGAGACGGAAGAACGTTCGGCGTTAATACGCCATCATCCCGCCGTCCACCACAATCTCCGCGCCCGTCATGTAGGAAGACTCGTCTGAAGCTAGGAACAGCACGGCGTAGGCCACGTCCTCCGACTGACCGATGCTGCCCAGGGGTATACGACTCTGAGAGCGGGCCCTGGCTTCCGGATCGCGATAGCTCTCCTCAGTCATCGGCGTGTCGATAGGCCCGGGGTGGATGGAGTTGACGCGGATGTTCTCCTTGGCGTAGGTGATAGCCGCAGTCTTGGTCATAACTCGAGTCGCGCCCTTAGACGCGTCGTAAGCGGCGTTGCGGCCCCGGCTGCCGATGATGCCCACCAGCGACGATATGTTGACTATGGCGCCGCCGCCCACCTGCCGCATGGCCGGTATAGCGTACTTCATGCCAAGAAAGGTGCCCTTGGCGTTGATGGCCAGCACACGGTCGTAGTCCTCTTCAGTTATGTTTACCAGGTCCTTCAACTCGCCGCGAATGCCCGCGTTGTTGACCAGGATGTTCAGCCTGCCGAACCGCTTTTCGATGGCTTCCATGGCTTTTCGCCAGTCCTGGCTTTTGGCGACGTCCAGGTGAAGGTAGACGGCGTCGTGTCCGTTCTTGGACAGCTCCTTCTCCAGCGCGCCGCCCTCTTTGTCCAGAATGTCCGCTATGGCGACCTTGGCCCCCTCTTTGGCGAACATCCGGGCTTCTACCGCGCCCATGCCCCTGGCGCCGCCGGTGATCAGAGCCACCTTGTCTTTAAATCTCATAGGTCCTTCTACTCCTCCTGGGGTCTACTGCGCCAGCCAGCCGCCGTCGATAGCCAGTTCAATGCCGGTGATCCACTTGGACTCGTCTGAGGCCAGATACAGTACGCCGTAGGCCACTTCCTCCGGACGCCCGTGACGGCCCAGGGGCACCTGGGCCTGTATCCGTTCGTTGAAACCGGGGGTGCGCCTCCTGGCCTCGTTGCCGGGGGTGGCGATAGGCCCGGGGTGGACTGAATTGCATCTAATCTTGTCTTTGGCGTGGTGGACCGCTATGGCCTTGGTGAAGGCGCGAATGGCGCCCTTGGATGCGGTGTAGATGGGGTGGCCAAACTCGGACCCGACGATGCCCATTTGCGACGAGATGTTGATTATGGAGCCGCCTCCGGCTTTCCGCATGGCAGGGATGGCCGCGCGAGTGCCCAGCATGCAGCCCATGGCGTTGGTGCCGACTATCTTGTTCCAGACCTCCACGCTCATCTCGCCCATCCACTGGACGCCGCTGATGCCCGCGTTATTCACCAGCACGTTCAGCTTGCCGAATCGTTGCAGCGTGGCGTCCACGGCCCGCGACCAGTCGGCTTCGTTGGTCACGTCGAGTTTGAGAAATACGGCATCGCCGCCCTGCTCGTTTATCGCGGCCTCCACCTGCCGGCCTTCCTTCTCCAGCACATCGCCAATGACAACCTTGGCGCCCTCCTTGGCGAAGAGCCGCGCGTCCGCCTCGCCAATTCCACGAGCGCCGCCGCTAATAAGCGCAACCTTGCCTTCCAATCGCATCCAGTCCTCCACGTCGGCTTACCTAATTTTTAGTCGGAGGGAGTGTAGGTTGCCGAATAGGTCATGTCAATGGAGTCTATAAGTGGAATTCCATCTTGCGAATCCAGATCCCATTGCGACAGTTAAAAATGCTCCGGGTATGTTATCACTATCGTTGGACTCTTACGCATAAATCTACGGCAAGTACTTAGGAGGCGATCATTAGCGCATTTATATGCTTCCTTAGCAAGACAAGTAGCCTGCATTCGTAACATATCCTTGACAAGGCTAGGGCCAAGTGGTAGTTTGCGTCTCGCTCAGGAAAGCCATTAAGGAGGCAGCCCATGGGCAACGGTTTACGGCTAGGACGCATATCAAGCCTTGGCATACTAGCCCTGGCGGCGCTATTCACGCTCTTCATCCTTGCCTGCGGTGAAGATGAGGAGGGCACGCCGGCCCCCGGACAGACCGCCGGCGCAACGTCCACTTCCAGGTCGTCCCCCACGCCCACGGCCAGAGCAAGCGTTCCCGTGCAAC
This sequence is a window from SAR202 cluster bacterium. Protein-coding genes within it:
- a CDS encoding PAS domain S-box protein, with translation MARARVLVVEDEAIVATYIMDILKRLGYEAVGHAATGRQAIEQAQALEPDLVLMDIRLQGEMDGIQASQAVRQRTRSSVIYITAQADTETVKKASATYPLGYLIKPFDENTIRATLEVVLTYRSMEKRLQESEERFRRTFEDAPLGMIILAPDFRILEVNRSLCDILGFSRKELLEGALSDITHPDDLPESLSLALQIAQGTMPNTKHQQRCVTKSGEVRWMQFSITKLIDSTSCDPHVLGMMEDITERKQAEEELKRREEVITQLSMPILRIGSRLLLLPLIGALNRQRARLLTGQLLNAIRTHRAKSVVLDMSGMALIDQDAANHLINTIEASRLLGARMIITGLSSDCTAVLVSMGVNVSKLNVEGDLQSGIEKAQMTPGVGVPQAH
- a CDS encoding glucose 1-dehydrogenase, which codes for MRFKDKVALITGGARGMGAVEARMFAKEGAKVAIADILDKEGGALEKELSKNGHDAVYLHLDVAKSQDWRKAMEAIEKRFGRLNILVNNAGIRGELKDLVNITEEDYDRVLAINAKGTFLGMKYAIPAMRQVGGGAIVNISSLVGIIGSRGRNAAYDASKGATRVMTKTAAITYAKENIRVNSIHPGPIDTPMTEESYRDPEARARSQSRIPLGSIGQSEDVAYAVLFLASDESSYMTGAEIVVDGGMMAY
- a CDS encoding glucose 1-dehydrogenase, yielding MRLEGKVALISGGARGIGEADARLFAKEGAKVVIGDVLEKEGRQVEAAINEQGGDAVFLKLDVTNEADWSRAVDATLQRFGKLNVLVNNAGISGVQWMGEMSVEVWNKIVGTNAMGCMLGTRAAIPAMRKAGGGSIINISSQMGIVGSEFGHPIYTASKGAIRAFTKAIAVHHAKDKIRCNSVHPGPIATPGNEARRRTPGFNERIQAQVPLGRHGRPEEVAYGVLYLASDESKWITGIELAIDGGWLAQ
- a CDS encoding amidase, giving the protein LKRNGGIMIGKTNLTEFAMAYTYHYPFGVPRNPWNLKHMPGGSSAGSGSATAAYMCATALGEDTGGSIRGPASYNGIVGLRPSQGRVSRHNIIGSCWSMDTVGPMSRTVEDCAMTLQAIAGYDPKDPHSWKRPVPDYVRSLEGGIKGLRIGILKEKLYAKNIEKEVEDATLKSAEVLQELGAEVRDVSLPMSVHDRALYSPIVYLEGSMVHHKTVRERLKDYDHNMQITLLVGSIMPSQVYYKGQRLRHMLRAQYMELMKTVDVLIFPTAAAPAPLIVDKPGLGTKEEFKRETINTRRTLTGLSNVVGAPALSVPSGFSKTKLPLGLQILGRPFEEDTVLRVGFAHQEATDWHNRRPPIS